From one Caldithrix abyssi DSM 13497 genomic stretch:
- a CDS encoding nucleotidyltransferase family protein produces MKAMILAAGLGTRLRPLTDQRPKALVEIGGKTLLEINIRRLKEAGFNELIINVHHHAQQIMDFVKKNKAFGLRIAFSVEEQLLDTGGGVKKARWFFEDCDAFLVHNVDVLTDMDYTNLFENLKETRALACLAVRQRDTQRYLLFDDRLALGGWQNIQSGEKRIMVEDNRPLKPYSFMGVQVLSSAIFDFFPAETKFSLIEAYLQLAAQKQKVCAVIEQQARWLDVGKKGSLLEAELLFADWLKK; encoded by the coding sequence ATGAAGGCCATGATTCTGGCGGCCGGTCTCGGCACGAGGCTGCGTCCCCTGACCGACCAACGGCCCAAAGCGCTGGTTGAAATCGGCGGAAAAACTTTGCTGGAGATCAATATTCGCCGTTTAAAAGAGGCCGGTTTTAACGAGCTGATTATTAATGTGCACCATCACGCGCAGCAAATCATGGACTTCGTCAAAAAAAACAAAGCCTTTGGATTGCGCATCGCTTTTTCTGTGGAAGAACAGCTGCTGGACACGGGCGGCGGGGTCAAAAAGGCGCGCTGGTTTTTTGAAGATTGCGACGCTTTTCTGGTGCATAATGTGGATGTGCTGACCGACATGGATTATACAAATCTTTTTGAAAATCTAAAGGAAACCAGGGCGCTGGCCTGTCTGGCCGTTCGGCAAAGAGATACGCAGCGCTATCTGTTATTTGACGACCGGCTTGCGCTCGGCGGCTGGCAAAACATCCAGAGCGGCGAAAAGCGAATCATGGTTGAGGATAATCGTCCTTTAAAACCATACTCTTTCATGGGCGTGCAGGTGTTGTCTTCTGCCATTTTCGATTTCTTCCCGGCCGAAACAAAGTTTTCATTGATTGAAGCGTATTTGCAGCTGGCCGCACAAAAGCAAAAAGTTTGCGCGGTCATTGAACAACAGGCCCGCTGGTTAGATGTGGGCAAGAAAGGCAGCTTGCTGGAAGCCGAACTTTTATTTGCGGATTGGTTAAAAAAATAG
- a CDS encoding phosphotransferase: MNQEIKGHLLNLFERWAGEKATSFEPLPAHGSDRKYYRIKGKDKQAIGVFNPDLKENIAFVTFTKHFRRLKLNVPEIYLQELDKNIYLEEDLGDTTLFSFLTEVRQKEGFSQKIIDVYKKVAAYLPRFQVEANEGLDYSVCYPRASFDRQSMHWDLNYFKYYFLKLAKIPFDEQSLENDFQTFMDFLLATDRDYFLYRDFQSRNIMLVNGEPYFIDYQGGRKGALQYDLASLLFDAKADIPSEVRQQLLEEYLKALENYVPVNREKFLQYYYGYVYIRIMQALGAYGFRGFYERKEHFLKSVPYAIQNLEWLLHNADLPIDIPQLTAVWEQLVRSSYLRQFGDAHLRLTVRIQSFSYKRGIPVDEKGHGGGFVFDCRMLPNPGREARYKNLTGLDRPVIEFLQKAPEVKTFLQHVQGLLDLMVPNYLQRNFTDIMVAFGCTGGQHRSVFCASQLAEYLKKKYDIDVQLRHRELEMWQGE, from the coding sequence GTGAATCAGGAAATTAAAGGACATTTATTAAATCTATTCGAACGCTGGGCCGGCGAAAAGGCCACCAGTTTTGAACCGTTGCCCGCGCACGGCTCTGATCGCAAATATTACCGCATCAAGGGCAAAGACAAACAGGCCATCGGCGTTTTTAATCCCGATTTAAAAGAGAATATCGCCTTTGTGACCTTTACCAAACATTTTCGCCGACTTAAGTTGAACGTGCCGGAGATCTATCTCCAGGAGCTGGACAAGAACATTTACCTGGAAGAAGACCTGGGCGACACCACGCTTTTTTCTTTTTTAACAGAGGTGCGGCAAAAAGAGGGCTTTTCCCAAAAGATCATCGACGTTTACAAAAAAGTGGCGGCTTATTTGCCCCGCTTTCAGGTGGAAGCCAATGAAGGACTGGATTACAGCGTGTGTTATCCGCGCGCCAGTTTCGACCGCCAATCCATGCACTGGGATCTGAATTATTTCAAATATTATTTCTTAAAACTGGCTAAAATTCCGTTTGACGAACAAAGTCTGGAAAACGACTTCCAGACCTTTATGGATTTTCTGCTGGCCACCGATCGGGATTATTTTCTGTACCGTGATTTTCAGTCGCGCAATATTATGCTGGTCAACGGCGAGCCTTACTTTATCGACTACCAGGGCGGGCGTAAGGGCGCCCTGCAGTACGATCTGGCCTCTTTGTTGTTTGACGCCAAAGCCGATATTCCCAGCGAGGTGCGGCAGCAATTATTAGAAGAATATCTGAAAGCGCTGGAAAATTACGTCCCCGTAAACCGCGAAAAATTTTTGCAATACTACTATGGCTATGTGTACATCCGCATCATGCAGGCCCTGGGCGCGTACGGATTTAGAGGTTTTTACGAGCGTAAAGAGCACTTTTTAAAAAGCGTGCCTTACGCCATCCAAAACCTGGAATGGCTGCTTCACAACGCCGACCTGCCCATCGACATTCCACAACTGACGGCTGTGTGGGAACAACTGGTGCGTTCCAGCTATTTGCGGCAGTTTGGCGATGCCCATCTGCGCCTGACGGTGCGCATCCAGAGTTTTTCGTACAAACGCGGCATTCCCGTGGACGAGAAAGGCCATGGCGGCGGTTTTGTGTTCGATTGCCGTATGCTGCCCAACCCAGGCCGGGAAGCGCGCTACAAAAACCTGACAGGACTGGACAGACCGGTTATTGAATTTCTGCAAAAAGCGCCGGAGGTAAAAACATTTCTTCAACACGTGCAGGGCTTGCTGGACCTGATGGTGCCCAACTATCTGCAACGCAATTTTACGGACATTATGGTCGCTTTCGGCTGTACGGGCGGACAACATCGCTCTGTGTTCTGTGCCAGCCAGCTTGCCGAATATTTAAAGAAAAAATACGACATCGACGTGCAGCTCAGACATCGTGAACTGGAAATGTGGCAGGGAGAATAA
- a CDS encoding M14 family metallopeptidase: MKKRSVFMLRIILIFLLIMSVRFLGQARADDWQTYCEKSQFKATPDYAQTMAFCEKLADFSPWIQFISFGKSAQGRDLPLLIVNKDGRFDPQAINREQKLVVLIQAGIHAGEIDGKDAGFIFLRDLVVHKKHASLLDHVVLLFIPIFNVDGHERSGPYNRINQNGPQEMGWRTTAVNLNLNRDHLKADAVEMQAWLKLFNRWLPDFFVDIHVTDGADYQYVVTYNMDTHGVLDSGLNQFLKSRFIPALEHAMQENNLPIIQYVMFKNHHDPKSGMLNWVPSPRFSNGYTLLHNRPGLLIENHMLKDYRTRVNATYHMLETLFDLMNDFQGPLRRLIKQADRATLDADFLARPFPLTFRRTGDSTMIDFLGFEYQTLKSDVSGGLWYRYDNARPKTFRIPFYDFFVPERVVNLPLAYLVPVEWKTVIDRLALHGITYFELSQDMELNLETYRFKEVKFASSPYEGRQMVRFKSEPMRFKRIYYKGSVIVPVKQRTARVIAHIFEPDAPDSFVRWGFFNAIFEKKEYAESYVMEALARKMLAEDDQLRARFQEKMQADSAFARNPRAILNWFYRHSPYWDRFKDIYPVGKITDAQLLNHLLKGVN; encoded by the coding sequence ATGAAGAAAAGATCGGTATTTATGTTGCGCATTATTTTAATCTTTTTATTAATAATGAGCGTTCGTTTTTTGGGACAGGCCCGCGCGGACGACTGGCAAACATATTGTGAAAAATCTCAATTTAAAGCCACGCCCGATTACGCGCAAACCATGGCTTTTTGTGAAAAATTGGCCGATTTCTCTCCGTGGATTCAATTTATCTCTTTCGGAAAAAGCGCACAGGGGCGTGATTTGCCGCTGTTGATTGTGAACAAGGACGGCCGCTTCGATCCGCAAGCCATCAATCGAGAGCAGAAATTGGTGGTGCTGATTCAGGCGGGCATTCATGCCGGAGAGATTGATGGCAAAGATGCAGGATTCATCTTTTTGCGCGATCTGGTTGTGCACAAAAAACATGCCTCACTGTTGGACCACGTGGTTTTATTGTTCATCCCCATTTTTAATGTGGACGGCCACGAACGCAGCGGCCCTTACAATCGTATTAATCAGAACGGTCCGCAGGAAATGGGCTGGCGGACGACCGCGGTTAACCTGAACCTGAATCGGGATCATCTTAAGGCCGATGCAGTCGAAATGCAGGCCTGGCTTAAACTATTCAACCGCTGGCTGCCCGATTTTTTTGTGGATATTCATGTTACCGATGGCGCCGATTATCAGTATGTTGTAACCTACAATATGGATACGCATGGCGTATTGGACAGCGGATTAAATCAATTTTTGAAATCGCGCTTCATCCCGGCGCTGGAACACGCCATGCAAGAAAATAATCTGCCAATTATTCAATACGTCATGTTTAAAAATCACCACGATCCTAAAAGCGGCATGCTCAACTGGGTGCCATCCCCTCGTTTTTCTAACGGCTACACGCTTTTGCACAATCGCCCCGGTCTTTTGATCGAAAACCACATGCTTAAAGATTACCGCACGCGCGTGAACGCCACTTACCATATGTTGGAGACGCTGTTCGATCTTATGAACGATTTTCAAGGCCCTCTCAGACGGTTAATCAAACAGGCCGATCGGGCTACGTTAGATGCGGACTTTCTGGCGCGCCCCTTTCCGCTTACCTTTCGTCGAACCGGAGACAGTACGATGATTGATTTCCTTGGATTTGAATATCAAACGCTAAAAAGCGATGTGAGCGGCGGCCTCTGGTACCGATATGACAATGCGCGGCCAAAAACCTTCCGCATTCCGTTTTATGATTTTTTTGTGCCGGAGCGCGTGGTCAATCTGCCGCTGGCCTATCTGGTACCGGTGGAATGGAAAACAGTTATTGACCGTCTGGCGCTGCACGGCATTACTTATTTTGAGCTTTCGCAGGATATGGAATTGAATCTGGAAACATATCGTTTTAAAGAAGTAAAGTTTGCTTCGTCGCCTTACGAGGGACGGCAAATGGTTCGATTTAAAAGCGAGCCGATGCGCTTTAAACGGATTTATTATAAAGGTTCGGTAATTGTTCCTGTAAAGCAGCGAACGGCGCGCGTAATCGCCCACATTTTTGAACCGGATGCGCCGGATTCGTTTGTTCGCTGGGGCTTTTTTAACGCCATTTTCGAAAAAAAAGAATACGCGGAGTCCTACGTTATGGAAGCGCTGGCCCGCAAGATGCTGGCAGAAGATGACCAACTGCGCGCCCGGTTTCAGGAAAAAATGCAGGCCGATTCTGCTTTTGCCCGCAATCCGCGCGCCATTTTAAATTGGTTTTACCGCCATTCCCCTTATTGGGATCGTTTTAAAGACATCTATCCTGTAGGAAAAATTACAGATGCACAGTTACTAAACCATCTTTTGAAAGGAGTTAATTAA
- a CDS encoding N-acetylmuramoyl-L-alanine amidase-like domain-containing protein has protein sequence MRLILIIISVAFVFTIANAQSVSKKFYQMSHQEIDSVLREISKKPLTITEKMNLFSEYFLGMPYNLHCVGDGPYALYEAWPLVNFKETNCMSYCEHVLALSISDYWDNFFNNLQQIRYRDGLIGMKTRNHYTMADWLPQNSWLLQDVTRKVGGALTRKVTRTISHRKFFAGKGISDTIDVLPDRKLTIDYIPLQDLIKVKERLKNGDICALIFNNKDDIFSAHMVMIMDNNGQQVVRESTTRGMSTFDTAYDTWVEQLNTKYKDRYIGLAVMRVRDELNTPGKIIKPWEIAGLKNKLRRGGK, from the coding sequence ATGCGCCTGATTTTAATCATCATTTCGGTTGCTTTTGTGTTTACAATAGCCAACGCTCAGTCCGTTTCTAAAAAATTTTACCAGATGAGCCACCAGGAAATCGACTCCGTTCTGCGGGAAATTAGTAAAAAGCCCCTGACCATTACCGAAAAGATGAATCTCTTTTCTGAATACTTTCTGGGGATGCCCTACAACCTGCATTGCGTGGGAGACGGCCCCTATGCCCTTTACGAAGCCTGGCCGCTGGTCAATTTTAAGGAAACCAATTGCATGTCCTATTGCGAACACGTGCTCGCGTTGTCCATTTCGGATTACTGGGATAATTTCTTTAACAATCTGCAGCAAATCCGCTACCGGGATGGGCTGATCGGTATGAAGACGCGTAACCACTACACCATGGCCGACTGGCTGCCGCAAAATAGCTGGCTGTTGCAGGATGTTACCCGCAAAGTGGGCGGAGCGCTCACGCGTAAGGTTACGCGAACGATTTCGCACCGCAAGTTTTTTGCCGGCAAAGGCATTAGCGATACGATTGACGTGTTACCGGATCGTAAATTAACCATTGATTACATCCCTTTGCAGGATTTAATCAAGGTTAAGGAGCGATTGAAAAACGGTGATATTTGCGCTTTAATTTTCAATAACAAGGATGATATTTTTTCGGCGCACATGGTGATGATTATGGATAACAACGGCCAGCAGGTTGTGCGCGAATCGACCACCAGAGGCATGAGCACCTTTGACACGGCGTATGATACCTGGGTTGAACAGCTCAACACAAAATACAAAGATCGGTACATCGGTCTGGCGGTCATGCGCGTGCGCGATGAGTTAAACACCCCGGGAAAAATCATTAAGCCCTGGGAAATTGCCGGTCTAAAAAACAAGTTGAGAAGGGGAGGCAAATAG
- a CDS encoding M14 family zinc carboxypeptidase, whose protein sequence is MFRFAILLISFWLLAGLVYADFPAQSARTYSEVEVFLDKTSSFETLAAAGLIFDHIKILEKSAEGLRFKTVVNSSEMEILKQSGLSFKVLIADVVQDFLARQKQINAASLVREDLPAGFEYGSIGGYYTFDEVVNELDSMRLNYPHLITAKQSIGKSIENRDLWMVKISDNPDVDEEEPEVFFTALHHAREPGGLMTLMYFMDYILEQYGVDAQVTYLIDHREIYFVPVVNPDGYVYNEQTNPDGGGQWRKNRRPVQSWYGIDLNRNYGYQWGYDDAGSSPYPFSDTYRGSAPFSEPETQAIRDFINSRNIKCVLNYHTYSNVLIYPWSYIAALTPDSITYMEYGDLLTSQNRYGFGNCNQTINYNANGDADDWMYGEQSEKAKIFALTPEVGDDSDGFWPDQSRIVPLCEENLKSNLNLTWLAGAYPRARSFQIIFDDNGNGFAEPGEQIKIVCQSKNIGLSNGQNISVAIGSDLAEIQPVNSASGIVHASFPAHSTVNDTFLLGIDENLAEGSKAVLTLNYTMDGYTLIDTLGYLVVGTPLVVFMDNAENGLENWHTGEEWGLENDALNSGNTVFSDSPDKLYENNANNRLTLKDALQLPTADRIYLSYLTRWNVERGFDFATVQISTDSVNWETLQTSSMQPASGKGQQASGDFGYDGFTSFWKWEWIDITDYQTADRLFLRFRLQSDGGEAKDGWRLDNIQVLAYNTLPSSVADQGGLTAKTAYLSPAFPNPFNAVTTLRYYLPRGAFVQLNVFDVKGQKIAVLVNKVQKAGRHTLRFDASGLASGLYFIQLKTENQNQIRKALLLK, encoded by the coding sequence TTGTTTCGTTTCGCTATTTTGTTAATCAGCTTTTGGCTTTTAGCCGGGCTGGTTTACGCAGATTTTCCCGCGCAATCTGCGCGCACTTATTCCGAAGTCGAAGTGTTTTTGGATAAAACATCTTCATTCGAAACGCTGGCTGCCGCAGGACTCATTTTCGATCATATTAAAATTCTGGAAAAGTCGGCGGAAGGTTTGCGCTTTAAGACGGTTGTCAATAGTTCGGAAATGGAAATTTTAAAACAATCCGGTTTGAGTTTTAAAGTGCTCATTGCGGATGTGGTTCAGGACTTTTTGGCGCGGCAAAAGCAGATCAACGCCGCGAGCCTGGTGCGCGAGGATTTGCCGGCCGGTTTCGAATACGGCAGCATTGGCGGCTATTACACTTTTGACGAAGTCGTAAACGAACTGGATTCCATGCGCCTGAATTATCCGCATCTGATAACGGCTAAACAATCGATCGGTAAGTCCATAGAAAACCGGGATCTGTGGATGGTGAAAATCTCGGACAATCCGGATGTGGATGAAGAGGAGCCGGAGGTGTTTTTTACGGCGCTGCATCACGCTCGTGAGCCGGGCGGCTTAATGACGTTGATGTATTTTATGGATTATATTCTGGAACAATACGGCGTGGATGCGCAGGTCACCTATTTAATCGATCACCGCGAAATTTACTTTGTGCCGGTGGTCAATCCTGATGGGTATGTTTACAACGAGCAAACCAATCCGGATGGCGGCGGCCAGTGGCGCAAAAATCGCCGTCCGGTTCAGAGCTGGTACGGGATTGATTTGAATCGCAACTACGGTTACCAGTGGGGCTACGACGATGCCGGTTCCAGTCCCTATCCTTTTAGCGATACCTACCGCGGAAGCGCGCCGTTTTCCGAGCCGGAAACTCAGGCCATCCGCGATTTTATTAACAGTCGTAATATCAAATGTGTGTTGAATTATCACACCTACTCCAATGTGCTGATCTACCCCTGGTCGTATATTGCCGCCTTAACGCCAGATTCGATTACTTACATGGAATACGGCGATCTGTTGACGTCTCAAAACCGTTATGGCTTTGGCAACTGCAATCAAACGATTAATTACAACGCCAATGGCGACGCAGACGACTGGATGTACGGCGAGCAGTCGGAAAAGGCGAAAATTTTCGCCTTAACCCCGGAGGTCGGCGACGATAGCGACGGCTTCTGGCCGGATCAGAGCCGCATTGTTCCCCTTTGCGAAGAAAATCTAAAATCGAACCTCAACCTTACCTGGCTGGCCGGGGCGTACCCCCGGGCCCGTTCGTTTCAGATCATTTTTGACGACAATGGCAATGGATTTGCGGAGCCGGGAGAACAGATAAAAATCGTTTGCCAGAGTAAGAATATCGGCCTGAGCAACGGGCAAAATATTTCCGTGGCAATCGGCAGCGATCTTGCAGAGATTCAGCCCGTCAATAGCGCATCAGGCATTGTGCATGCCAGCTTTCCGGCGCATAGCACGGTTAACGATACCTTTTTGTTGGGCATTGATGAAAATCTGGCTGAGGGCAGCAAGGCCGTGTTGACGCTAAATTACACGATGGATGGCTACACTTTGATTGATACGCTCGGTTATCTGGTGGTGGGTACGCCGCTGGTGGTTTTTATGGACAATGCCGAAAACGGTCTGGAAAACTGGCACACCGGCGAAGAATGGGGGCTGGAAAACGACGCTCTGAATAGCGGGAACACAGTTTTTAGCGACAGCCCCGATAAACTGTATGAAAATAACGCCAATAACCGTTTAACGCTCAAAGATGCCCTGCAACTGCCGACAGCGGATCGTATTTATTTAAGCTATTTAACGCGCTGGAATGTGGAAAGGGGGTTTGATTTTGCCACGGTGCAGATTTCCACGGATTCTGTAAACTGGGAAACGTTGCAAACTTCCAGCATGCAACCGGCTTCTGGCAAAGGGCAGCAGGCTTCGGGCGATTTTGGCTACGACGGTTTTACCAGCTTCTGGAAGTGGGAATGGATTGACATCACCGATTATCAGACGGCTGACAGGCTGTTTTTGCGTTTTCGATTACAAAGCGATGGCGGCGAGGCTAAAGACGGCTGGCGTCTGGACAATATTCAGGTGCTGGCTTACAATACGCTGCCTTCTTCCGTTGCAGATCAGGGAGGTTTAACGGCAAAAACGGCTTATCTGTCGCCGGCTTTTCCCAATCCATTTAACGCCGTTACCACTTTGCGTTATTATTTGCCGCGTGGCGCTTTTGTGCAACTAAATGTTTTCGATGTTAAAGGACAAAAAATTGCCGTGCTGGTTAACAAAGTGCAAAAAGCCGGTCGGCACACGCTACGCTTTGATGCCAGCGGATTGGCCAGCGGTTTGTATTTTATTCAGTTAAAAACGGAAAACCAGAATCAGATAAGAAAGGCGCTTCTTTTAAAATAG